In Zingiber officinale cultivar Zhangliang chromosome 9B, Zo_v1.1, whole genome shotgun sequence, the genomic window GTAATAGACACAAAGCAACATTGATAAATGACATTCACGAtcagatattaaaaaaaattaaaagaagaaatttaGAGCAAACCATCACTTGATCGTCTGTTTAAATAGTTTGATCATGTTTGAGACCTCGTGGAGGGATTAGCATGGAAAGCAGATTGCCTATTTGATCCTCCACGAAAATCCAATGAAGATGTGGTCCCTACAAGGGACTCTCCTATACTCAATTTTGACATACCCACAAGCTCATCAATATTTATTGGAGTCTTTGATCGCACTGCTGTTGGCTTAATAATTTCATGAGTCTGTTGCTCCAAAGTATCCATTTTGTATCCTGACCAATAAGAGGAAGGAAATTGTATAAATGGAGAAAAGTATGTGGGAAGCATTAAAGGATAAGTGGGCTGCTGAGCTTCTGGTTGTGGCACTTCTTCGATTATTTCCACTTTAGAATCCATTGATTCATCTTCCTCATTCAGAATTGGAGGTATTGGAAGCGGCTTGTTATTTTGTGCATCTGATTCTTGGAACACTAACAAAGTTTGAGGTTCAAGGGGCTGGAAAACAAAATGAATGACGATCACAATTAATATGAAAATGATCAAAAGGCACCACATGTGAAATAAAAGGATCCGTGGACCCTTCCAATTCCCACACTTTTTTACAAATCACAACATAAACATCAATTGAAACTAACATCAATCCTTGTGAAAACCACAAATATTAAGCCGTATTTATAATTTAAGCAAAAAACTACACAACTACAATTCACAGGTTCAGCTCAATAGGTTGCCGTACGATAACTACAACTAATTACTGGTACTCTTATCTTCTTTGACTTAAACCTCTTGAAGACTTTCTTTAGGACACCTTACATTTGAGTTCTATATAGAAATATCAAGGTCTTTTACTTTTGTACCTATTAATCCCTTCCAGTTCTCTAGGGATACTTCATTTGCAAAGTGATATCAGAGGAATGACTGCAGTAGATGGTTTAAGGGCATCTCTAGTATATGTCACCCAGAATATGGAAAATAAATATAATGAGTAAAGTATATGTACACCGTCTTACTATGTTGCTATGACAAGTAGTCCCATTTTTAAAATCTCCACTCCATCATATTGCTTATTCAAACCTACCTTATTGTAATTCAAAGAGCAATCAATCAGTTTAGAAAAACATGTAGACATCCAATATGTTAATATGATGTTGTTTCATCCTAATGTAGTTTTGATGGGTTTATTAATCAAGAAAATAACAAAAACAAGTATAACTGTGTGCTAAATAGCACAGTGAGTGGGGGGGAGTAACCTCATCGGCTTCCATATCAAAGAGGCTTgatcttctctttcttcttgttATATTAGATTTACGAATAAAATACTTCTGTGCGTGGCTAGCCACTTGAGTAGGTGTCCTTGATACCACATAGTTACGAGATATGCCACGCCAATCGCCTTTACCAAGCTTTTGCAATCCGAGTAAAAACATTCTATGCTCTTCTTCAGTCCACGGATTACCTGTAAACATATACAAAAAATACAGTAAATCCATCAACACTCTGATACCATACTAAAATGTTAGTTTAAAGTTAAAAAGCTAAAAGTGACAATCTTTTGTATAAAGAGAGTAGGAATTAATGTTTATCCCCATTTTATGTGATACACGCACTTTCCTGTCATCACTAAGATGTGGAATGAATTGAGGGACTGTAAAATCAACAGCTAAAAAACATCTATTTCTGAAAAATGGGTATAAATTGCATCGACGCAACCATTTTGCAACAAATCATTTATCCAATGCAGAGAATAGGTGGTGGTTATAGGAAGCTCAAAAAATTGTTGTCTGTACCTttgtctttttctcttttttttttcaatcacatAACACTATCAGAATCAAATGAATTCTTATTCTTCAGGTGCCtttgatttagttttattttttccccttttttcCAATCATGTAGCCCTATCAGAATCAAATGGATCCTTCAGGTAAGTTACAAAGTGCATTAAAAAGTACCGACAAAGAATGCCCCAAAACACTAACACAGAACATGCTAATTCTAAGCATCATATACACAATAAGGATGCGTCGTGTCGTTAACAAGTATACTTGTTGTAGAAATCTACCAAAAGTTCTCATTAGTGTTGCCGGCCACAAGCAAGTGAACAAAAATCATCTTTTTAGCAGGTTTACCAAAAACATAGGGCAAAATAAGTAAGCGATACGAAGGGAAGGGAAAGACTCACCTTTTTTCCTCTCGCGGCAGCTCGCGGACGACCCCTTCACGAAGTCCTCCGATGCGTAACCGTCGGTGGCCGCGCCAGCGGCGGGCTCCGGCCCGTCAGCAGGGGAGGCGCCTCCGCTGGATCCGGAAAGTAAGGATAGGTTCCCCATGCTGGCGCTCTTCTGAATGGAACCGTCGGTGAGGCGCACGCCGAAGAGCTTCACCCCGCCGCGGTTGGGGCACGTCCGGGAGTTGTGGCCATTGTGGCTGCAGTGAGAGCACCGGCGCATCATCTTCCGCCACCCGTCGCCGCCGGCTCCACCGCCGGCGGGGGCCGATCAGCCGAATAGATAAGGAGTAGGGTTTGGGTTGGAGAGATGCACCTCTCGCCTCGCCACGCCACGCCACGCAACGCCAGGCAAGACGAGACTCGAAAGAGGAGAAACGATTAAAAATCGGAAAGGGGATAAATAGCTAACGAACTTTGCTTACCACTCCTTATCTACCCAATAATTTACCTTAATTTGAGATGGATAATAGCTGAGCCCCACAGAGTCAACCTACAATATACGCCTGAGGATATTTCTATTTTGTTCCGGGAGTTTTGCAGTTCTCAAAACACCTCCAAGAgctttcaaatttttatcatttcacCCCTAATTAGTACGTCAAGTCAAGTACTCGTGCTAATGGTTAAAAGCgaacagatttttttttattaaaaaactaattataagattttctttttattaaaaataaataaaatatggaCTATGAATGAAAAGTTCATCTAGAACAAAGAAAGCTTTTCGTGAATTATTTTGAATAGACCTGACTTAAAAATAACTTAACATGAATTAATCTTTTgggcaaaaattaaaaagaaaaccaTCATTTATGAAATCGTCACGTAGACCCTCCATTTTCAATTAAAGTCAAATGAAGAtccaatttaataaaaattatctaaaatacACTTATTATACGACATTTAGCCGTGTAaaagttattaattattttttataattatagaAACCAGTAATTAATTTCTACcataataattttatatattttgattttacttttagtaataatttaattagaataatattttaattaaaaatttcatggCATTCACTATATTTTAAATGATCATTATGTGATCATGATTAAAAATTAGTTGTTAGAATGGTGACCTTATATCATTTCAATTTTATATTACAATATGTATCTGCAAACTtctaattaatattataaaaacTACTAGGTTTTACAACAACATCAAATCCGTAAGTATTTTTTATGATAAAATGCTCATTTAATATTCTTTTTTTAAAGAAACACTAAACTAATATTTCTCTGAGCCGCTTTTAATTTCACCCTAATCATTTTAATAATTGTAATAACTATTTATAATTTCCATCCTAATTTAAAGCTAATACTAACATAGTGAAATCTCCTAAACgtttctttaaatatttagggaaactataaaaattattttcaagataaatttaaaatattttaatgccataaaaaattttaaatacttgCCATCCGCCCtaaatattatcattattaatttatttaatgcACAAATGATATGGCATACACACTCAATTTCATCATTCCGTTAAGATGAATTATTTGTGCTAATAATTAGGGGCTTAAACTGACAATAATTTAAGAACCCTAAAAATGTTTTGACAAACTCAACATTTTAATAGGGAAAGTAAACTTTGCAATCCTAATAACACCAATTAACAAATGATAACAACAAGAGAAGAAGTACAATATCATCCAGCGACAGAACCATAAACAGATTACAAATGAAGGAACATTCTCTATTAGActttaaaaacaataaaaaaaaagtaaaaataaataaattgaaatttATGGCTCACATACAAGTTTATAGGCTGATTAAATTATCTTTAGGTACTTCATCTATCCTATGCTTTCATCAAATCTATATTGTTGTCTTCAGTTTGTGATGCTGTGAACTTCTTCCATCTCACAAGAGACTTGAGAAATTCTTGTACCTGCGAGAGGGGGTGAAAAATTGTTCACGCCACACACAGAAAACTCAAGTACAGCAATAGATTCGGAACCCACCTCAGATGGGTCTCTCAGGGAGTAGTAAGCATTAGTTTCCTTTGGCACATTCGAAACTAAGATGCCAAATCCATGGATTCTCTCTCTCAAAACCTGatggtttttaattttttgtgaTTTCAATTCAGGGGTATTCATAATGCATTACTTAAGTTCACTTTTGTCAACGGAATTACTTTAATACCTTGAATGCATCTTCATCGGTACGATCATCTCCAACATAAATTGGGAGCACATTGTTGCGTTGGCTAAGCTGCAGTGATTCAAGAAGAAACTCAACGGCTTTTCCCTTGTTCCAGTCTATCATAGGGCGGACCTCTAAAACCTGCACCATGGAGAAAGAAAAGTAATGATAATGGTAGCCAGCAGAGTATATTGAGCTAAGAATTATGGAGTTAGTATATTGAGCTAAGAATCATGAAGTTATCTCCTTTTGGAGTTTACCTTCCGCCCATGGGTAACACGCAAACGTGGAAAACCCTTTATCAAGCCAAATACACGAAGTCCAACTTCATCCCACATCTGAAATGCAAATCAACAAACTATGATGTTAGAcagttaaatatataaattttttaagaaaaaaaaaaagaaaaccctTAAATTAAAGCATTGTCTTGGTCTTTAATATTATCGTTTGAATTTATTCTCACCCTTTTATCCACATTGCGGTAATGTACAGAGACGCAAAACTTGTTATTCTCTACTTTGACACCTATGATATTGCTAGTGATCTCAATGAGGGATTTATACACCTGTGAGTATGAACAATCATTAAGGAATTTAGGACTATGTTGGATTAAGTGAAAGGCGTACCTACCTCATTGATCATTGGTAGAAATTCCCTAGCAGGTTGGAAGAGATGTACTTCTTTACCCTGGAAACAGTCTTGTATTAGCAAAAGAAGAAAGCATAACGATGAAAGTAAAATATTTGGAACTTAATTCTCCAGTCACATATAGTGAATAGATATTATCCGATTGATAATCATAGCAAATGTGTTTTGGTTTATAAGGTGCAAAGCAATCAAGAGCTAGTAATCTAGAGTATGGCTTCAAATGTGGATCCATATCAGTCAACATGGTGAAAACTTGGCATTTCGACGGATAAAGATATGATGTTATTTTGAAagatgttcttttgtttttgaaGAAATGTTAAGAGTGGTCAAAGTTTGTTGCAGTCCAGAAAATATATTCAAGAGGATATACTTCTGTACCTTACTATCAGTTGTCTTAATGCAGACTGGATGATCACCAACAGATTCAGATATTCTGATTGGACCCATTATATCCATCCCATGACTGCCAGCATAATACAGCTCCGATAACTTGACAAATTCATGTACCTGATAAGAATGCATTCTCATTCCATCAATCAACATTTCCAATAATTATTCCTAAACACTTGTGCTAATGTATAATGATGACAAGGTATACCTTGTCACGAGACCTTCCACTAATAATTGCAGTGGGGAAATGATTAGCAGCCTCTCTTACAGCAGCACGCATCTAAAACAAATCAATAATCACAAATAAAATAAGAACCCTAATTCTTACAGaaacaacaaaaagaaaattaaaagtaTTCTATTATGCACAGATTCATGAAACTAATAAGTAAACTTACTGCACTTGACATAAATGCATGGTCAGGATTATCCACAATTGGTGAAAGAGTTCCATCATAGTCCAAAAACAATGCAACTGTCTTGCATTTAGCATAACTTGTGATTAGGTGAAAGGAGTTTAAAGCGGATGGATAATTTATCTGCAGgtacaagagagagagagagagagagagagagagagagagagaaggaagtTAGAAAAAATGTTTTCCTGAAActaatttaaattctgagtttTAATAGTTTCAGTGAACCCACCATCCAGGTTTGATAAGCAGCATCATTGTCATCTAATTGACACTCAGAGATCAGGTCCTTGTTCAACTTTTTGCGAGGTGAAGATACTATTATTGCATCCAACCAACCGTTAACATGGGCATTATGAAGTTTACAATTTAGTATTTTGGGAAATGTTAGATACAAACCAGAAGATGAGAATGGCAATGCTGCAGGAGAGCATGGCGTCATGTTAGAGGGCAAGCCCAATCTTGACTTGCTCAGAGATGCAGGATCAGTGAGGACAGGTGAATTATGGTTTGACTTCAAATCCATTGATTCGTTGACAAAGTGTTGCTCCACAAGTAGTATAATCAAACGTACTCTTGGTTGATTAATCTTACTCTCTCTTACTTTTCCTAAACATCATCCAACCCTTTTATCAATGAAAAACCACCTCTTTAATGTGTTCTTGTCAGTTGATGAGTTCATGCAGTCCATCAAGGAGATGCCACCTGATGACTAAGGTGCTAGAGGTcaggaaaaaaatagaaaaccatATTTACagaaaaaataatttagatagtatatatatataccttctCATTGCAACGCCTATAGAGCATTTACACGAGGCTACAAATCATTTGAGCTAGTATGCCCTTTACAAGAATCAAATCTTTATCACTTGAATCGCATGAACTGAACAGACCCAGAATAAGAAATGATTTAATTCAATATTAACATCATTATAATtgttttagaaaaagttaagatGTAAAATGAAGGATAGCACAAAAATTCATATAAATTCACCTTTTATACAGATGCTACTCATGAAATTAAGAGGCTAAGAGTGCCAAAGCAAATACGTTAGCTTTGTACATTCCTTACAAAATGGCAGAAGACTACTTTTGTATACATTAACTTTGTACAATTTCATAATGATCTTAACCTAGATGTATTTTCAAATGCATACAATTGGAAGGTTGGTAAATGCTAAATCAGAATGGAACTCGTATATTAAAATAGTAGTCATTTGAGAGGGAGATGTTCTTTCTAATATATAGACATACTAGCCTGTCACACTTATCCATATGAGATAAATGGATGTGTGGAGTATCTAACTTCAACAGCCCCTTTCACCCAATCAGCACTTAATGGTATAGTTCTAACTTTGATACCATGTTAAATTGAATGGTGTCAAATCCATCCCAACATGGCGCTAGCTTTTTGAAAGGGGGCACCTTCTAATATATATAGATAAGACTAACCTTGTGGAGCATCCTAGCTTCAATTAATAGTGAGTTCTCCAGCTTATAGGGGAAAAAGGTTGTTTTTCTGAGTTACACTAACGTGAAATATCACGGGAAGACTGTCTCAGCGTATAAGAATATTAATATCCATCCTTTTTCCAGGTCGACTGACATGATCGAATAAAAACATATTGGGCCAGACGATTTCTACCaaagtgatttttttttgtaaagttTGTAAACGTCAGAGCTTCTGATAcactagaaaaagaaaagaaaaactaaaagaaaagcaCAAAAGAACTAGATAATTCACGAGCAATCTTAGGTGGCCTTTTAGGTGGTGTAAATGTAGAAGAAAGCCTGCAAAAAGGAGACTCTGCATTTACCACTCTCCTTTTTTATCGACGATTTGTTCCACTACAAGGAGGCATCACGGCGAAAAGCTGAGAGGCTCCCCCTTTTCTTACAAAGCACAAACTGAGAAATATGTGCAGATTCACAGACGAGGTCGAAGAAAACGACAAAAGGCACACCAGCAACCCAACTAATGGGTCCACGGAGGGCGTCCATGTTCATCCACAAAGCACCTTAGTTCATTAGCCGAGATATCATTTAGGCAACAGCATGTTACACTGATTTATCCTACTGTTCATAGTTAAGAATCtccaaaaccaaaatctaaaacaCCAAGCTAAgaggaaaatattgaaaatctcgCCCAAAATAGACTACCTAAGAGAaaaatcctttttttttccttaactTCTCAATCCTCGACTTCGAGAAATGcttaaaacaataaataaaaaaaactataaatcatcatacaacaaaaaaaaatgcaaaaaaaaaaaaatcataaaaaagtGCGACACTCCACATCTTCCATCAATAAAAAAAGGGAAAAACGAGATATCATTCTACTCACGTCGCTGCCGTAATGCCGCCGCCGCCGGCCAAAGCGATCTCGTCTCGCAATCCAAGGCGAAAGAAACCCAAACCCTACCAACAGACGAAGACACCAGGAGAAGGGATCGAGAAGAACGCCGCGGAGAACGGGGAAAGCaaggggagaggggagaggggagaggggagagAGAAAGCTTATATAGCTCGATGGAGGCGTCGTATTTATAGTGCCTCGGTCTGCTGAAATGGAGACGTCCTCGCCAAGGCATACTTAATGCtttaattaattcattaaatGATTATTAATAGAAACTTACTGCAGAATTCAAAAATAGCACCCTGTTTAATATCCCGTAATAAATTAGTAATTAAGTATTAACGAAATCCAGCTCCTCCTCTTACTAACACCCAAGAAAAAAGACCCATCCGCACCATCACTTTTCGGGTATCTTTAAATTGATTTCCTGTTTTTACCAAACAGAAAACAGCAAGTTTTGAGACTTGGCTACTGGGTTTGGTTGATTTGAGTGGGCGGGACGGTAACAAATCTAATTTTGAAGTAGAGCAGCTGATCCTCGGTTTGAAATGAGTGGTCCTGTGGCGCGGGTAGAAGCGCGGGTGGAGGCTGTTGGACCGGTCTATTTGTGTACGTGTGCGGGAAGCGCCTTGTCTTGCGCTTGCTGCACGTGGCTACGAGCTGGAGTCGAGCCCAAGCGCGGGCTGGTTGCCGTTAGCCAACGCATTAGTTCACTTATTCATTCATCATACGCcagatttattaaataaataaatagctaaaacaattcattaatctaaataataaatttatatttatatatataattaaataagtttaaattaaaaggacgagattaattaatttcaaatcctTAATTTGTAAAACAGTTTGACCATAAAATAAACCTCTAATAAAGTCAAACTTCTTGCTCTTAATTGAATTAGTCCGAAAAGGGGGCATTAAATTCCAAGTTTCTGGATGAGCATGACTCTCCTGTAATTTGAAGAGCATGTGACTTGTTGGAATTTAAGGATTCAAACAATGAATTCAAAtggaaaaaaataatcaaatcaagAATTAGTCAGAACATTTGTTTGAAATTTCAAAACACTCGAAGGTCCTTAGTATTCAAAATTAAGAGGGTGTTTGGtacttttttttaaataagaatcGAAATAGGAATCATAATATTATGGAATGAAAATGAGtataaatataaatatcattcttaaaataatatttgattagatgaatattttctatcggaataaatcaaaattttctttttttacccttaaaggaaa contains:
- the LOC122024590 gene encoding probable trehalose-phosphate phosphatase F isoform X2, which encodes MDLKSNHNSPVLTDPASLSKSRLGLPSNMTPCSPAALPFSSSVSSPRKKLNKDLISECQLDDNDAAYQTWMINYPSALNSFHLITSYAKCKTVALFLDYDGTLSPIVDNPDHAFMSSAMRAAVREAANHFPTAIISGRSRDKVHEFVKLSELYYAGSHGMDIMGPIRISESVGDHPVCIKTTDSKGKEVHLFQPAREFLPMINEVYKSLIEITSNIIGVKVENNKFCVSVHYRNVDKRMWDEVGLRVFGLIKGFPRLRVTHGRKVLEVRPMIDWNKGKAVEFLLESLQLSQRNNVLPIYVGDDRTDEDAFKVLRERIHGFGILVSNVPKETNAYYSLRDPSEVQEFLKSLVRWKKFTASQTEDNNIDLMKA
- the LOC122024590 gene encoding probable trehalose-phosphate phosphatase 2 isoform X1, encoding MDLKSNHNSPVLTDPASLSKSRLGLPSNMTPCSPAALPFSSSGLYLTFPKILNCKLHNAHVNGWLDAIIVSSPRKKLNKDLISECQLDDNDAAYQTWMINYPSALNSFHLITSYAKCKTVALFLDYDGTLSPIVDNPDHAFMSSAMRAAVREAANHFPTAIISGRSRDKVHEFVKLSELYYAGSHGMDIMGPIRISESVGDHPVCIKTTDSKGKEVHLFQPAREFLPMINEVYKSLIEITSNIIGVKVENNKFCVSVHYRNVDKRMWDEVGLRVFGLIKGFPRLRVTHGRKVLEVRPMIDWNKGKAVEFLLESLQLSQRNNVLPIYVGDDRTDEDAFKVLRERIHGFGILVSNVPKETNAYYSLRDPSEVQEFLKSLVRWKKFTASQTEDNNIDLMKA
- the LOC122024120 gene encoding transcription factor MYBS3-like, coding for MMRRCSHCSHNGHNSRTCPNRGGVKLFGVRLTDGSIQKSASMGNLSLLSGSSGGASPADGPEPAAGAATDGYASEDFVKGSSASCRERKKGNPWTEEEHRMFLLGLQKLGKGDWRGISRNYVVSRTPTQVASHAQKYFIRKSNITRRKRRSSLFDMEADEPLEPQTLLVFQESDAQNNKPLPIPPILNEEDESMDSKVEIIEEVPQPEAQQPTYPLMLPTYFSPFIQFPSSYWSGYKMDTLEQQTHEIIKPTAVRSKTPINIDELVGMSKLSIGESLVGTTSSLDFRGGSNRQSAFHANPSTRSQT